One stretch of Chryseobacterium sp. LJ668 DNA includes these proteins:
- the mgtE gene encoding magnesium transporter yields the protein MNYTDELTFNPADIAERLSELPADERLLAFLKVPKEYKADVFSHLDPDFQEETIRSIGSDDVSEILNAMTPDDRTALFEDFPDELIKYSINHLNPQERRIALKLLGYDSDSIARLMTPYYIQIRKEWTVKRCLQQIKKVGKRVETINHLYVVDERNRLIDDLALGSLLLVEEDTLVSDLTDNQFVAIKTTTSKEDAVTYFEKYDRTALPIITEAGVLVGIVTIDDILDQIESQNTEDIQKFGGVEALDDPYIQTHWFEMIKKRGLWLIVLFFLQLITASVMGYYENEIEKAVVLALFIPLIISSGGNSGSQAATLIIRAMALQEITIKDWWVVMKKELVTGLILGTFLGVIGFFRIMIWHRMGWFDYGDYWFFIALSAGMSLSMIVLWGTLSGSMVPFILKKFNLDPATSSAPFVATLVDVTGLIIYFTIAGLFLTGKLL from the coding sequence TTGAATTACACAGACGAACTTACTTTTAACCCAGCCGATATTGCCGAAAGACTTAGCGAACTTCCTGCTGATGAAAGGCTGTTGGCTTTCCTGAAAGTTCCGAAAGAATACAAAGCAGACGTCTTTTCGCATTTAGACCCCGATTTTCAAGAAGAAACCATCCGAAGCATCGGTAGTGACGATGTTTCAGAAATTCTGAATGCGATGACTCCTGATGACAGGACTGCACTTTTTGAGGATTTTCCGGACGAATTGATCAAGTATTCTATCAATCACCTTAATCCACAAGAAAGAAGAATTGCTTTAAAACTTTTGGGCTACGATTCTGATTCTATTGCGCGTCTGATGACACCTTATTACATTCAGATAAGAAAAGAATGGACGGTAAAAAGGTGTCTGCAGCAGATCAAAAAAGTAGGTAAAAGAGTAGAAACCATCAATCATTTATATGTTGTAGATGAAAGAAACCGCCTGATTGACGATTTGGCATTGGGCAGTTTACTTCTTGTTGAAGAAGATACTTTGGTTTCTGATCTTACCGACAATCAGTTTGTTGCTATCAAAACCACAACTTCCAAAGAAGATGCCGTTACCTATTTTGAAAAATATGATCGTACAGCGCTTCCAATCATCACGGAAGCGGGAGTTTTGGTGGGAATTGTAACCATTGATGATATTTTAGATCAGATTGAATCTCAAAATACCGAAGATATTCAAAAGTTCGGAGGGGTAGAAGCTTTAGATGATCCCTATATTCAGACGCATTGGTTTGAGATGATCAAAAAAAGAGGTCTCTGGTTGATTGTTTTATTCTTTCTTCAACTAATTACCGCCTCAGTAATGGGATATTATGAAAACGAAATTGAAAAAGCAGTTGTTTTGGCTCTTTTCATTCCTCTAATTATATCAAGCGGCGGAAATTCTGGTTCACAGGCAGCAACGCTAATCATCCGTGCAATGGCACTTCAGGAAATTACTATTAAAGACTGGTGGGTTGTAATGAAAAAAGAATTGGTAACAGGCTTGATTTTAGGAACATTTCTTGGAGTTATCGGATTTTTCAGAATTATGATATGGCACAGAATGGGCTGGTTTGATTATGGAGATTACTGGTTTTTTATTGCGCTGAGCGCCGGGATGTCGCTGTCTATGATTGTACTTTGGGGAACTTTATCCGGTTCTATGGTTCCTTTTATCCTTAAAAAATTCAATCTTGACCCTGCTACTTCTTCTGCCCCATTTGTTGCAACATTGGTAGATGTAACGGGACTTATTATTTACTTTACGATTGCCGGGCTTTTCTTAACCGGAAAACTTTTGTAA
- a CDS encoding pyruvate decarboxylase, with product MKKILFFTLISTVFIISISSVKAQKLHNADKIKKILYFNPEVEPDLEEIKEPTNNAFFSAVSNKVSGFRKNKMLRSEVQVSYDSIDSKTISEYSKNNDADFVVVPKVKYFKVGLGKYVFSNQVVVSMKLFDAEGNFIASSDYDTYRKNMRLLGSAENSIKIGANGAMKIILKELRKQKPSSEAGF from the coding sequence ATGAAAAAAATCTTATTTTTTACACTTATCTCTACTGTATTTATCATCAGTATTTCTTCTGTAAAAGCACAGAAACTTCATAATGCTGATAAAATAAAGAAAATCCTTTACTTCAATCCTGAAGTAGAGCCTGATCTTGAAGAAATAAAAGAACCTACCAATAATGCATTTTTCAGTGCTGTTTCTAATAAAGTAAGTGGGTTCAGGAAAAACAAAATGCTGAGATCTGAAGTGCAGGTTTCTTATGACAGCATCGATTCTAAAACCATTTCAGAATATAGTAAAAACAATGACGCTGACTTCGTAGTTGTTCCAAAAGTGAAGTATTTCAAAGTAGGATTAGGGAAATATGTTTTCTCTAATCAGGTTGTGGTGAGTATGAAGCTTTTTGACGCAGAGGGAAACTTCATCGCATCCTCTGACTATGATACCTATCGCAAAAATATGCGTCTTCTCGGTTCTGCAGAAAATTCAATTAAGATCGGAGCGAACGGCGCTATGAAAATCATTCTGAAAGAACTGAGAAAACAGAAACCCTCATCTGAAGCCGGTTTTTAA
- the rpsO gene encoding 30S ribosomal protein S15, which yields MYLTTEKKAEIFAKHGKSAQDTGSAEGQVALFTFRINHLSQHLKANRHDFATERSLVKLVGKRKSLLDYLKNKDITRYRAIIAELGLRK from the coding sequence ATGTACTTAACAACAGAAAAAAAAGCAGAAATTTTCGCAAAACATGGAAAATCTGCACAAGACACAGGAAGTGCTGAAGGACAAGTTGCACTTTTTACTTTCAGAATCAATCATTTATCTCAGCATTTGAAGGCTAACCGTCATGACTTTGCTACTGAGAGATCTTTGGTAAAATTAGTAGGTAAAAGAAAAAGTTTGTTAGATTACCTTAAAAACAAGGATATCACAAGATATAGAGCAATTATTGCTGAACTTGGATTAAGAAAATAA
- a CDS encoding acyloxyacyl hydrolase: MRYFYFYLLLCISTFSFSQELDTIPKSNLQGTISMQFGKFLGTNDYLKTLKHREFIGASAELTVQTDGSQEWHKRFGRPYYGGGIVAFDYLKNSDMGKPFAVYGTFGGVIKETPTHAWNYETSAGFAFNWTPYDLKKEYINQTFGSSVSIYINFGANYKYYLGKHFDLGLGLNFNHFSNGALKLPNKGMNTFSPKLSLTYHFDERQFAPHDSLSVFDKYSTLDVNFFGGVRHSIFYGKDPGFENFDVDMIRKFEGKYYQNWGVETVYHRQVTYKSSLGLGIGVMYDEDYNHRFYQDKNGVIQSTRRFTKDNLLLNIFPSYRLSISKFAIQVQPGFYLFKKEFDRRYDKTIFYQRIGFQYTVGKNLLVGIALRSFKFHKADYIEWRLGYRIFTKKNG; the protein is encoded by the coding sequence TTGAGATATTTTTACTTCTATTTACTTTTGTGTATATCAACATTCTCTTTTTCTCAAGAATTAGATACGATTCCAAAATCTAATCTGCAGGGTACGATAAGTATGCAATTCGGGAAGTTTTTAGGAACCAATGACTATCTAAAAACACTTAAACATCGAGAATTTATTGGTGCTTCTGCAGAACTCACTGTACAAACTGATGGTAGCCAAGAATGGCACAAGAGATTTGGGAGACCTTACTATGGCGGAGGTATTGTAGCTTTTGATTACCTTAAAAATAGTGATATGGGAAAACCTTTTGCCGTTTACGGAACCTTTGGCGGAGTTATTAAAGAAACACCAACTCATGCCTGGAATTATGAAACAAGTGCTGGTTTTGCTTTCAATTGGACTCCATATGATTTGAAAAAAGAATATATTAATCAAACTTTTGGTTCATCTGTAAGTATCTATATTAATTTCGGGGCTAATTATAAATACTATTTAGGAAAGCATTTTGACTTAGGTTTAGGCTTAAACTTTAATCATTTTTCCAACGGAGCTTTAAAACTTCCGAACAAGGGAATGAATACTTTTTCTCCGAAACTTTCCCTGACTTATCATTTTGATGAAAGACAATTTGCTCCACACGATTCATTGTCAGTATTTGATAAATATTCTACGCTGGATGTGAATTTTTTTGGAGGTGTGAGACATTCTATTTTTTACGGAAAAGATCCCGGATTTGAAAATTTTGATGTGGATATGATTAGGAAATTTGAAGGCAAATACTATCAGAACTGGGGAGTAGAAACGGTGTATCACAGACAAGTTACCTATAAATCATCTCTTGGATTGGGAATTGGTGTGATGTACGATGAAGATTACAATCATAGGTTTTATCAGGATAAGAATGGAGTAATCCAAAGCACAAGAAGATTTACAAAAGACAATCTTTTGCTGAATATCTTCCCTTCTTACCGCCTATCAATTTCAAAATTTGCGATTCAGGTTCAACCGGGATTTTATTTATTTAAAAAAGAATTCGACCGACGTTATGATAAAACTATTTTTTATCAGAGAATTGGTTTTCAGTATACCGTTGGGAAAAACTTGTTAGTAGGAATCGCATTGAGATCTTTCAAATTTCACAAAGCTGATTATATTGAATGGAGGCTCGGATATAGAATTTTCACTAAGAAAAACGGCTAA
- a CDS encoding polyribonucleotide nucleotidyltransferase, whose translation MSIPQAITETIILADGREITIETGKLAKQADGSVVVKIGGTMLLATVVASKEAKDGVDFLPLTVDYREKFYAGGKIPGNFFRREARPSDQEILTMRLVDRVLRPLFPEDFHAEVQVMISLISYDGQSIPDDLAGLAASAAIAITDIPFNGPMSEVRVVRIDGKLAVNPNYEDLKLADLDIMVGATKDSIVMVEGEMKEISEAEMLEAIQFAHVEIKKQVEAQERLAEKVGKSLPKREYSHENHDEAIREKVWKETYDKVYEVAKIPSGKEERGEKFKAVLAEFLSQYVEHAEELERVTPFAKVYFHDVEKEAMRQMILNDKIRLDGRDPQTIRPIWSEIDYLPGAHGSAIFTRGETQSLTAVTLGSVKDANMVDSVMVNYDERFFLHYNFPPFSTGEARPLRGTSRREVGHGNLAQRALANMIPEENPYTIRIVSDILESNGSSSMATVCAGTLALMDAGVQIKKPVSGIAMGLVTDVKSGKFTVLSDILGDEDHLGDMDFKVTGTADGITACQMDIKVQGLSMEIMEKALLQARDGRLHILDKLNETISAPREDVKPHAPKMVMLEISKDFIGAVIGPGGKIIQQMQKDTDTVIAIEEVGEIGRIEISGVSREKINEAIARINEITFVPTVGEVYQGKVVKVMDFGAFVAIAKGTEGLLHISEIEWARLDKVPYKEGDEVEVKFMGYDDRKKMKLSRKVLLPRPERPAPKPRNEANVNPEGKDQPGEHKPLNEPQQD comes from the coding sequence ATGAGTATACCTCAAGCAATTACAGAAACGATCATTCTTGCAGACGGCAGAGAGATCACAATCGAAACAGGAAAACTGGCGAAACAAGCTGACGGTTCTGTTGTCGTAAAAATTGGCGGAACAATGCTTTTAGCAACTGTTGTAGCCAGCAAAGAAGCAAAAGATGGTGTAGATTTCTTACCATTGACAGTAGATTACAGAGAAAAATTCTACGCAGGCGGAAAAATCCCCGGAAACTTTTTCAGAAGAGAAGCGAGGCCATCTGATCAGGAAATCCTGACGATGCGTTTGGTAGACAGAGTTCTAAGACCATTATTTCCTGAGGATTTCCATGCGGAGGTTCAGGTGATGATTTCATTGATTTCTTATGACGGACAGTCAATTCCTGACGATTTAGCAGGTCTTGCAGCTTCGGCAGCGATCGCAATCACTGATATTCCTTTTAACGGACCAATGTCTGAAGTAAGAGTAGTAAGAATTGACGGAAAATTAGCTGTGAATCCTAATTATGAAGATCTTAAATTAGCTGACCTTGACATTATGGTGGGTGCAACGAAAGATTCTATCGTAATGGTGGAAGGTGAGATGAAAGAGATCTCTGAAGCAGAAATGCTTGAAGCGATTCAGTTTGCTCATGTTGAAATCAAAAAACAAGTAGAAGCTCAGGAAAGATTAGCTGAAAAAGTAGGCAAATCTTTACCAAAAAGAGAATACAGCCACGAAAATCACGATGAAGCTATCCGTGAGAAAGTATGGAAAGAAACCTACGATAAAGTATACGAAGTAGCAAAAATTCCTTCAGGAAAAGAGGAGAGAGGTGAAAAATTCAAAGCTGTTTTGGCTGAATTTTTATCTCAATATGTAGAACACGCTGAAGAATTAGAAAGAGTAACTCCTTTCGCTAAAGTATATTTCCATGATGTGGAAAAAGAAGCGATGCGTCAGATGATTTTGAATGATAAAATCCGTCTTGATGGTCGTGATCCTCAGACAATTCGTCCGATCTGGAGCGAAATCGATTATTTACCGGGAGCTCACGGTTCTGCAATTTTCACAAGAGGTGAAACTCAGTCTTTAACTGCTGTAACTTTAGGTTCAGTAAAGGATGCGAACATGGTAGACAGCGTAATGGTAAACTACGATGAAAGATTCTTCTTACATTATAACTTCCCTCCGTTCTCAACTGGTGAAGCAAGACCTTTGAGAGGAACTTCAAGAAGAGAAGTGGGTCACGGAAACCTGGCTCAGAGAGCTTTAGCAAACATGATCCCGGAAGAAAATCCTTACACCATCCGTATTGTTTCTGATATTTTGGAATCCAACGGTTCATCTTCAATGGCGACTGTTTGCGCAGGAACTTTAGCATTGATGGATGCGGGTGTTCAAATCAAGAAACCGGTTTCAGGGATTGCAATGGGATTGGTAACTGATGTAAAATCAGGGAAATTCACTGTACTTTCTGATATCTTGGGTGATGAAGATCACTTAGGAGATATGGACTTTAAAGTAACCGGAACCGCAGACGGAATCACCGCTTGCCAAATGGATATCAAAGTTCAGGGATTGTCTATGGAAATTATGGAAAAAGCGCTTCTACAGGCTAGAGACGGAAGATTACATATTCTTGATAAATTGAATGAAACGATTTCTGCACCAAGAGAAGACGTGAAACCTCACGCTCCGAAAATGGTAATGCTAGAAATTTCTAAAGATTTCATCGGTGCGGTTATCGGACCTGGTGGAAAAATCATTCAGCAAATGCAGAAAGATACGGATACCGTTATCGCCATTGAAGAAGTTGGTGAAATCGGTAGAATCGAAATTTCAGGTGTTAGCAGAGAGAAAATCAACGAAGCGATTGCAAGAATCAACGAGATTACTTTTGTACCGACTGTAGGTGAAGTTTACCAAGGTAAAGTAGTGAAAGTAATGGATTTTGGAGCATTCGTGGCGATTGCTAAAGGTACTGAAGGTTTACTTCATATCTCTGAAATCGAATGGGCTCGTCTTGATAAAGTTCCTTACAAAGAAGGTGACGAAGTTGAGGTGAAATTTATGGGTTATGATGACCGTAAAAAAATGAAGCTTTCAAGAAAAGTTTTATTACCGAGACCAGAAAGACCGGCTCCAAAACCGAGAAATGAAGCTAATGTAAATCCTGAAGGTAAAGACCAACCAGGTGAGCACAAGCCTTTGAACGAACCACAACAGGACTAA